A genomic window from Synechococcus sp. CBW1107 includes:
- the petC gene encoding cytochrome b6-f complex iron-sulfur subunit, whose product MALIPSRPSSSEAPNLGRRQFMNLLTFGAVTGVALGALYPVVRYFIPPREAGLSGGALALDELGNPIAANGWLASHPEGDRSLVQGLKGDPTCLIVEGQGAIGAIGIHAICTHLGCVVPWNSGENKFICPCHGSQYDPEGAVVRGPAPLPRAMAHVAVAGERVQLNPWSEIDPRAGGKPWWS is encoded by the coding sequence ATGGCCCTCATTCCCTCACGACCGTCCAGCAGCGAGGCCCCCAACCTGGGCCGTCGTCAGTTCATGAACCTGCTCACCTTCGGTGCCGTCACCGGGGTGGCGCTCGGCGCCCTCTATCCGGTGGTGCGCTACTTCATCCCTCCACGGGAGGCTGGCTTATCGGGTGGTGCCCTTGCCCTGGATGAACTCGGCAATCCGATCGCGGCCAACGGCTGGCTGGCCAGCCACCCGGAAGGCGACCGCAGCCTGGTGCAGGGCCTCAAGGGCGATCCCACCTGTCTGATCGTCGAAGGGCAGGGTGCCATCGGTGCCATCGGCATCCATGCCATCTGCACCCATCTGGGTTGCGTGGTCCCCTGGAACAGCGGCGAGAACAAGTTCATCTGCCCCTGCCACGGCAGCCAGTACGACCCTGAGGGGGCTGTGGTCCGCGGTCCCGCCCCGCTCCCCCGGGCCATGGCCCATGTGGCGGTGGCTGGCGAACGGGTGCAGCTCAACCCCTGGAGCGAAATCGATCCCCGCGCCGGGGGGAAGCCGTGGTGGAGCTGA
- a CDS encoding DUF3122 domain-containing protein, which produces MHRPNWRPVFAAVLLALTLMVLPLQAQAAIDPQRWTLTDSSGHSWGMTLFEQPDPAYPAGWRLRLTARSPGQVVDHQRPLLLSDGLGGAWNLPNRSEELVRQGEEVIPEASAQFDAHALDPRPSDVLPLQLEVPTDNQQGTTLVMLQPEVVQALHELPPSLAT; this is translated from the coding sequence TTGCATCGACCCAACTGGCGACCCGTCTTCGCCGCTGTTCTGCTTGCCCTGACCCTGATGGTTCTGCCGCTCCAGGCCCAGGCAGCAATCGATCCACAGCGCTGGACCCTCACGGATTCCTCGGGTCATTCCTGGGGCATGACCCTGTTTGAGCAGCCTGATCCCGCCTACCCAGCCGGCTGGCGCCTACGCCTGACGGCCCGCTCACCAGGACAGGTGGTGGATCACCAAAGGCCGCTGCTCCTGAGTGATGGCCTGGGCGGTGCCTGGAATCTGCCGAACCGCAGTGAGGAACTGGTGCGACAGGGGGAAGAGGTGATCCCCGAGGCCTCGGCCCAGTTCGACGCCCATGCCCTGGATCCCAGGCCCAGCGACGTGCTGCCCCTGCAACTGGAGGTGCCGACCGACAATCAACAGGGGACGACCTTGGTCATGCTGCAACCTGAAGTGGTGCAGGCGCTCCATGAGCTGCCACCGAGCCTGGCGACCTGA
- a CDS encoding IS3 family transposase, producing MIPPEDRSQLMELFREGLKEGASATAIADLIGICSRTLRRWGIAFQTHGFSQDRRKGSPRNVAHRFTPEERQRLIHIVNDPRFADLTPAQIVAILAEERIYVGSESTIYRIMRQEGLLNHRGRTRLPREPREVPVLEATGIHQVLAWDITLLPGPVKGQFYYLYMVMDVWSRRILGAEVHEHECSELASAFFDRVCRDEGISKETAAVLHSDNGAPMRSFTLAAKMAELGVSLSFSRPRVSNDNAYAESWFRTMKYHQSYPLRRFRDLLSVKAWVDGFVEWYNAEHRHSGIKYVTPNQRHYGQADAICAIRQQTYEEARQRHPQRWSRPPRNWLQPQVVSINHPRPQKPVAA from the coding sequence ATGATCCCGCCAGAGGATAGAAGTCAGCTGATGGAATTGTTCCGAGAAGGTCTCAAAGAAGGGGCTTCTGCCACGGCGATTGCAGATCTGATCGGTATCTGCTCACGCACGTTACGGCGCTGGGGCATTGCGTTCCAGACACATGGATTCAGCCAGGATCGCCGCAAAGGCTCTCCACGGAATGTGGCGCACCGATTCACACCAGAAGAGCGGCAGCGCTTAATTCACATCGTCAACGATCCGCGATTCGCGGACCTCACTCCCGCCCAGATCGTGGCCATCCTTGCCGAGGAGCGAATCTATGTGGGTTCAGAGTCCACGATTTACCGCATCATGCGGCAAGAGGGTCTGCTGAACCACCGTGGCAGAACCCGCCTGCCGCGTGAGCCCAGGGAGGTTCCGGTGTTGGAAGCAACGGGCATCCATCAAGTACTGGCCTGGGATATCACCCTCCTCCCCGGCCCCGTGAAGGGGCAGTTCTATTACCTCTACATGGTGATGGATGTATGGAGCCGGCGCATCCTCGGCGCAGAGGTGCATGAGCATGAATGTAGCGAGTTGGCCAGCGCATTCTTTGATCGTGTCTGCCGCGATGAAGGGATCAGCAAGGAGACTGCTGCGGTCCTGCACTCGGACAATGGCGCCCCCATGCGCTCATTCACTCTGGCGGCCAAGATGGCGGAGCTGGGGGTGTCGCTTTCGTTCTCGAGGCCACGCGTCAGCAATGACAACGCCTATGCCGAGTCGTGGTTCCGCACGATGAAATACCACCAGAGTTATCCGCTCAGGCGATTCCGGGATCTGCTTTCGGTGAAAGCCTGGGTGGATGGCTTTGTCGAGTGGTACAACGCTGAGCACCGGCACAGCGGCATCAAGTACGTGACGCCCAATCAGCGCCATTACGGCCAGGCTGACGCGATCTGCGCCATCCGCCAACAGACCTATGAGGAAGCTCGGCAGAGGCATCCTCAGCGCTGGAGCCGGCCACCCCGCAACTGGTTACAGCCACAGGTTGTGAGCATCAACCATCCGCGACCGCAGAAACCTGTGGCTGCTTGA
- a CDS encoding ion channel, with amino-acid sequence MTVRSMAPWQQASAEGDRVPPVRLQKHGGIFSSVNPADWMRQWRYPNHLMLAVPWPVFFALIAVGYVLLHLVFAALYWLDPHGISGVAGPATSFLEAFFFSVHTLGAIGYGALYPSSLFTNLIVTIESLVGLILIALITGSTFSRFSRSTARILFSDVATVHAYNGLPTLMFRVANERRKTILDAKIRTYLAIDERTSEGHRMRRLHPMTLNRDCAPLFLLTWTVMHAIDQHSPLHRLTPQELTASQADIVISFSGIDETLERPIHAHHNYPIAQVLFGERFVDMMEEQDGEGQSFDFANFNRTSICPSVEPS; translated from the coding sequence ATGACGGTGCGTTCGATGGCGCCATGGCAACAGGCTTCAGCTGAGGGCGACCGAGTGCCTCCGGTGCGGCTCCAGAAGCATGGCGGCATCTTCTCGTCGGTGAATCCAGCCGACTGGATGCGCCAGTGGCGCTATCCCAATCACCTGATGCTGGCCGTTCCGTGGCCGGTCTTCTTTGCGTTGATCGCCGTGGGATACGTGCTTCTCCACCTGGTGTTCGCCGCCCTTTATTGGCTGGATCCCCATGGGATCTCGGGCGTGGCTGGCCCTGCAACAAGTTTCCTGGAAGCATTCTTCTTCAGCGTGCACACCCTGGGGGCGATCGGCTATGGAGCGCTCTATCCCAGCAGTCTCTTCACGAATCTGATTGTCACCATCGAGTCATTGGTGGGGTTGATTTTAATTGCCCTGATCACAGGATCGACCTTCAGCCGTTTCTCGAGGTCCACAGCGCGGATCCTGTTCTCGGATGTGGCTACCGTACATGCCTATAACGGACTGCCCACCTTGATGTTCCGTGTGGCCAATGAACGGCGCAAGACCATTCTCGATGCCAAGATTCGGACCTATCTCGCCATCGATGAGCGCACTTCGGAAGGTCACCGGATGCGACGTCTGCACCCGATGACGTTGAACCGCGATTGTGCGCCTCTCTTCCTGCTCACCTGGACAGTGATGCATGCGATCGATCAGCACAGCCCCTTGCATAGACTTACTCCCCAGGAGCTGACCGCAAGCCAAGCCGACATCGTGATTTCGTTCAGTGGCATTGACGAAACTCTGGAGCGGCCGATCCACGCCCATCACAACTACCCAATTGCCCAGGTGCTCTTCGGTGAGCGCTTCGTGGACATGATGGAGGAGCAGGATGGCGAGGGCCAAAGCTTCGACTTCGCCAATTTCAACCGGACCTCGATCTGTCCCTCCGTAGAGCCGTCCTGA
- a CDS encoding cytochrome gives MSNRRTVVGVMGAGEGASAAAMRLAEELGECISARGWVLLTGGRPAGVMAAASRGAARVEGHLVVGVLPGEGNGDDRQKTADLDLAVFTGMGKARNVINVLSADVVVVCGGGGPGTASEAAHALNGGRPLILLAVPVLWREFFCSLDKGVQNANDVQECCRLIEARLKEA, from the coding sequence ATGAGCAACCGGCGAACGGTGGTGGGCGTGATGGGTGCGGGGGAAGGTGCCTCGGCTGCAGCCATGCGTCTGGCCGAGGAGCTGGGGGAATGCATCAGCGCCCGGGGGTGGGTTCTGCTCACCGGTGGCCGGCCGGCGGGGGTGATGGCAGCGGCCAGTCGCGGCGCGGCTCGGGTGGAGGGGCACCTGGTGGTGGGGGTGTTGCCCGGTGAAGGGAACGGTGATGACAGGCAAAAAACGGCGGACCTTGATCTGGCCGTGTTCACCGGCATGGGCAAGGCCCGCAACGTGATCAACGTGCTCAGCGCCGATGTGGTGGTGGTCTGCGGGGGAGGTGGCCCCGGCACGGCCTCGGAAGCCGCCCACGCGCTCAACGGCGGCAGGCCGCTGATCCTGCTGGCGGTGCCGGTGCTGTGGCGGGAGTTTTTCTGCTCGCTCGACAAGGGAGTACAGAACGCAAACGACGTGCAGGAGTGCTGCCGGTTGATCGAGGCCCGCCTCAAGGAGGCATGA
- the psbA gene encoding photosystem II q(b) protein produces the protein MTTTILKRSWGNPWNSFKDWVTSTENRLYVGWFGVLMIPTLLAATCCFLIAFIGAPPVDIDGIREPVSGGLLYGNNIITAAVVPSSNAIGLHFYPIWAASSLDEWLYNGGPYQLIIFHFLIGIFCWMGREWELSYRLGMRPWIAVAYSAPVAAATAVLLIYSIGQGSFSDGMPLGISGTFNFMLVLQAEHNVLMHPFHMLGVAGVFGGSLFSAMHGSLVTSSLVRETTETESQNRGYKFGQEEETYNIVAAHGYFGRLIFQYASFNNSRSLHFVLAAWPVVGIWFAALSVASFSFNLNGLNFNHSIVDHQGRVVNTWADILNRGGLGIEAMHERNVHNFPLDLATTASTPVVLSAPAIG, from the coding sequence ATGACGACAACCATCCTCAAGCGTTCCTGGGGCAATCCATGGAACAGTTTCAAGGACTGGGTGACCAGCACCGAGAACCGCCTCTACGTGGGCTGGTTCGGTGTGCTGATGATCCCCACCCTGCTCGCCGCCACCTGCTGCTTCCTGATCGCCTTCATCGGCGCTCCACCCGTCGACATCGACGGCATCCGCGAGCCGGTCTCCGGGGGACTTCTCTACGGCAATAACATCATCACCGCCGCGGTGGTCCCCTCCAGCAACGCCATCGGCCTGCACTTCTACCCGATCTGGGCCGCCTCCAGCCTCGACGAATGGCTCTACAACGGCGGCCCCTACCAGCTGATCATCTTTCACTTCCTCATCGGCATCTTCTGCTGGATGGGCCGCGAGTGGGAACTCAGCTACCGCCTCGGCATGCGCCCCTGGATCGCCGTGGCCTATTCCGCACCGGTGGCCGCCGCCACGGCCGTTCTGCTGATCTACTCGATCGGGCAGGGTTCCTTCTCCGACGGCATGCCTCTGGGCATCTCCGGCACCTTCAACTTCATGCTGGTGCTCCAGGCCGAGCACAACGTGCTCATGCACCCCTTTCACATGCTCGGCGTGGCCGGCGTGTTCGGCGGCAGCCTGTTCTCGGCCATGCACGGCTCGCTCGTCACCAGCTCACTGGTGCGGGAGACCACGGAAACCGAGAGCCAGAACCGCGGTTACAAATTCGGCCAGGAGGAGGAGACCTACAACATCGTGGCGGCCCACGGTTACTTCGGCCGGCTGATCTTCCAGTACGCCTCCTTCAACAACAGCCGCAGCCTGCACTTTGTCCTGGCGGCCTGGCCCGTGGTGGGCATCTGGTTCGCGGCCCTGTCCGTGGCCAGCTTCTCGTTCAACCTCAACGGCCTGAATTTCAACCATTCGATCGTGGATCACCAGGGCCGGGTGGTGAACACCTGGGCCGACATCCTCAATCGGGGCGGTCTGGGCATCGAGGCGATGCATGAGCGCAACGTGCACAACTTCCCCCTCGATCTGGCCACGACCGCCAGCACCCCCGTGGTGCTCAGCGCGCCGGCGATCGGTTAG
- a CDS encoding galactose oxidase, whose translation MESSIEEWSYLDAEVLRHSRSRKVCMTCHWFRHHAGPNCIPLLTCQLHQGLLAHGEHLTHRCQGWTDDMTRQRGWAPEVA comes from the coding sequence ATGGAGTCCTCCATCGAGGAGTGGTCATATCTCGATGCGGAGGTGCTGCGCCACAGCCGTAGTCGCAAGGTCTGCATGACCTGCCACTGGTTTCGCCATCACGCCGGCCCTAACTGCATCCCACTGCTCACCTGCCAGCTGCACCAGGGACTGCTGGCCCACGGGGAGCACCTCACTCACCGCTGTCAGGGTTGGACCGATGACATGACGCGCCAGCGGGGCTGGGCACCGGAGGTGGCATGA
- a CDS encoding DUF1651 domain-containing protein, which yields MSRPSPRVPLTPQEGWISDGRQVLRFRPTRWERQVQRLEITTGELLPDQEIPMLKSRRELSRAEALKLWEEKRKAGWTPCSPQW from the coding sequence ATGAGCCGGCCATCACCTCGAGTCCCCCTGACCCCGCAGGAAGGCTGGATCAGCGACGGGCGCCAGGTGCTGCGCTTTCGCCCGACCCGCTGGGAGCGCCAGGTGCAACGGCTTGAGATCACCACCGGCGAGTTGCTTCCCGATCAGGAGATCCCCATGCTGAAATCACGCCGGGAGCTGAGCCGGGCTGAGGCCCTCAAGCTCTGGGAGGAGAAACGCAAGGCGGGCTGGACCCCTTGCAGTCCCCAATGGTGA
- a CDS encoding siphovirus Gp157 family protein, with product MAVLTAPAAPLSPALPQAAGPACTLHRSGSLWQLGIEAQELTTAISQLAQQLEADDDNSRAQALSDLEAALLAEEGNKQALAAKADATCWVIKHLRGQAAYRQQQAKRLTELSRSDGSRADALEESLVLVLTRLQPSATRFLFPNHELSSRKSQAVEIEDEQALAPEWLTVKTTTQPDKAAIKEALKAGQQIPGAQLLSRRSWRIH from the coding sequence ATGGCCGTTCTCACTGCCCCCGCCGCTCCTCTCTCCCCAGCTCTCCCCCAGGCCGCCGGGCCGGCCTGCACCCTGCATCGTTCCGGTTCCCTCTGGCAGCTGGGCATCGAGGCCCAGGAGCTCACCACCGCCATCAGCCAGCTGGCCCAACAGCTGGAAGCCGACGACGACAACTCCCGTGCCCAGGCCCTCTCTGATCTGGAGGCCGCCCTGCTGGCCGAGGAGGGCAACAAACAGGCCCTCGCCGCCAAGGCCGATGCCACCTGCTGGGTGATCAAGCACCTGCGCGGCCAGGCTGCCTACCGCCAGCAGCAGGCCAAGCGGCTCACCGAGCTGTCGCGCTCCGATGGGAGCCGGGCTGATGCCCTGGAGGAATCGCTGGTGCTGGTGCTCACCCGCCTGCAGCCCTCGGCCACCCGCTTCTTGTTCCCGAATCACGAGCTCAGCAGCCGCAAGTCCCAGGCCGTTGAGATCGAGGACGAGCAGGCCCTGGCTCCCGAGTGGTTGACGGTGAAAACCACCACCCAGCCCGATAAGGCCGCCATCAAGGAAGCCCTCAAGGCCGGCCAGCAGATCCCTGGCGCCCAGCTCCTCTCCCGCCGCTCCTGGCGCATCCACTGA
- a CDS encoding DUF4079 domain-containing protein, with protein sequence MAATFLKNGKLIIGPHLFVGLTVVVLVIATASLGPSLQKGKDWARGLHVAINGGVLLLFGWQAISGIAIVQKLLSSAAAPTSLGT encoded by the coding sequence ATGGCTGCCACCTTCCTCAAGAACGGCAAGCTGATCATCGGCCCCCACCTGTTCGTGGGGCTGACCGTTGTCGTGCTGGTGATCGCGACGGCCTCCCTGGGCCCTTCCCTCCAGAAGGGCAAGGACTGGGCTCGGGGCCTGCACGTAGCCATCAATGGGGGGGTGCTGCTGCTGTTCGGCTGGCAGGCCATCAGCGGCATCGCCATCGTCCAGAAGCTGCTGAGTTCAGCGGCAGCACCAACGTCCCTTGGCACCTGA
- a CDS encoding FAD/NAD(P)-binding oxidoreductase — MAAYGTMGHRHHQVLIVGGGSGGVTVASQLLRTRPGLDVAILEPSCVHEYQSGWILAGAGLLPYEATHRPEAAVIPAGAVWIQGSAATFEPEAHRVITAAGESLGYDVLVVAMGLQLNWSAIKGLPEGLGHHGIVSNYSHAHIAATWETIRGFQGGTALFTHPATPIKCGGAPQKVMYLADDVFKATSGVGVNTRVIFCTAMAQLYPVKAYNATVERVVARRGIETRLLHNLIEVRAEEQVAVFEVRVEGREPSLEEIHFDLLHVVPPMAAPDVVARSPLAIEGPGGWVEVNKLTCQHKRFADVFALGDVSSLPTSKSLAAIRGQAPVLVANLLAQVDGRPLAAYYDGYTACPLITSFHSVVMAEFDYDLQPVSSFLVDPTQERWSMFLVETRVFPWVYWHRVLKGRLHESRFLKPLAPLVRALGLAFKQP, encoded by the coding sequence ATGGCCGCATACGGCACCATGGGCCACCGCCACCATCAGGTGTTGATCGTGGGCGGTGGCTCTGGCGGCGTCACCGTGGCCAGCCAGCTCCTGCGGACCCGCCCCGGCCTCGATGTGGCGATCCTGGAACCCTCCTGCGTTCACGAGTACCAGTCGGGCTGGATCCTGGCCGGCGCCGGTCTGCTCCCCTACGAAGCAACCCACCGCCCTGAGGCCGCTGTGATCCCGGCGGGTGCCGTCTGGATCCAGGGCAGCGCGGCAACCTTCGAGCCGGAGGCCCACCGGGTGATCACCGCAGCCGGTGAATCCCTCGGCTACGACGTGCTCGTGGTGGCCATGGGCCTCCAGCTCAACTGGAGCGCCATCAAGGGCCTGCCGGAGGGCCTCGGCCACCACGGCATCGTCAGCAACTATTCCCACGCCCACATCGCCGCCACCTGGGAGACGATCCGCGGCTTCCAGGGGGGAACCGCCCTGTTCACCCATCCGGCCACGCCGATCAAGTGCGGCGGCGCCCCCCAGAAGGTGATGTACCTGGCCGACGACGTGTTCAAGGCCACCAGCGGCGTGGGGGTGAACACCCGGGTGATCTTCTGCACCGCCATGGCGCAGCTGTATCCGGTCAAGGCCTACAACGCCACTGTCGAGCGCGTCGTGGCGCGGCGGGGGATCGAAACTCGTCTGCTGCACAACCTGATCGAGGTGCGCGCCGAGGAGCAGGTGGCGGTGTTCGAGGTCAGGGTGGAAGGCCGTGAACCTTCCCTTGAGGAGATTCACTTCGACCTTCTTCATGTGGTGCCACCGATGGCTGCTCCGGACGTGGTGGCCCGTAGCCCCCTGGCGATCGAGGGTCCGGGCGGCTGGGTGGAGGTGAACAAACTCACCTGCCAGCACAAGCGATTTGCCGATGTGTTCGCTCTCGGAGATGTGAGCTCTCTCCCCACCTCGAAAAGCCTGGCCGCCATCCGTGGTCAGGCGCCGGTGCTGGTGGCCAACCTGCTGGCTCAGGTCGATGGACGCCCGCTTGCGGCCTACTACGACGGCTACACCGCCTGCCCGTTGATCACCAGCTTCCACAGCGTGGTGATGGCGGAGTTCGACTATGACCTCCAGCCCGTCAGCTCCTTCCTGGTGGATCCCACCCAGGAGCGCTGGAGCATGTTTCTGGTGGAAACGCGGGTGTTCCCGTGGGTGTACTGGCACCGGGTGCTCAAGGGCCGTCTGCACGAGAGCCGCTTCCTGAAGCCGCTGGCGCCGTTGGTGCGTGCGTTGGGGCTGGCGTTCAAGCAGCCGTGA
- a CDS encoding DUF3365 domain-containing protein: MTSTTLLQRLARRALSTLLLMLVGVGLLTALPSTTLAAEATPPVDSAALAKAVVAMEQLDQMRISLASTLEGRTEEPTIETMKEVCKPVGMRAIAIGKENGWQVRQVAGKYRNPDHAPANPQESQVIDLFTRHPEINGLWEPAMAEQGTGLNYYRRINVQPSCLACHGTKASRPAFIKDNYPDDKAFDFKVGDLRGMYAVHLPEVQAALAAAAG; the protein is encoded by the coding sequence ATGACCTCCACCACTCTTCTCCAGCGGCTGGCACGGCGGGCCCTCTCCACCCTGCTGCTGATGCTTGTCGGCGTTGGGCTGTTGACAGCCCTGCCGAGCACCACCCTGGCTGCCGAGGCCACGCCACCGGTCGACTCGGCAGCCCTCGCCAAGGCCGTGGTGGCGATGGAGCAGCTCGATCAGATGCGCATCTCCCTGGCCTCCACGCTCGAGGGCCGCACCGAGGAGCCCACCATCGAAACAATGAAGGAGGTGTGCAAACCGGTGGGCATGCGGGCCATCGCCATCGGTAAGGAGAACGGCTGGCAGGTGCGTCAGGTGGCCGGCAAGTACCGCAACCCCGACCACGCCCCCGCCAACCCTCAGGAGAGTCAGGTGATCGATCTGTTCACCAGACATCCTGAGATCAACGGGCTCTGGGAACCGGCCATGGCAGAACAAGGTACCGGCCTGAACTACTACCGCCGCATCAACGTGCAGCCGAGTTGCCTGGCCTGCCACGGCACCAAGGCCAGTCGGCCGGCATTCATCAAGGACAACTACCCCGACGACAAGGCCTTCGACTTCAAGGTGGGTGACCTGCGCGGCATGTATGCCGTGCACCTGCCGGAGGTTCAGGCGGCTCTCGCCGCCGCCGCGGGCTGA
- a CDS encoding RAD52 family DNA repair protein, giving the protein MTCTFSTEQIACLSAPLDRAKVRQREQGRSKVSYLEGWQVIAEANRIFGFDGWQRETIEVRCVNQSERPIGARGTGREARPGWGVTYTARVRITVGEGPGAQVIREGSGAGHGIDTDLGQAHESALKEAETDAMKRALMTFGNPFGLALYDK; this is encoded by the coding sequence ATGACGTGCACCTTCTCCACCGAACAGATCGCCTGCCTCTCCGCCCCCCTCGATCGCGCCAAGGTGCGCCAACGCGAGCAGGGTCGCTCCAAGGTCAGCTACCTGGAGGGGTGGCAGGTGATCGCGGAAGCCAATCGGATCTTCGGGTTCGATGGCTGGCAGCGGGAAACCATCGAGGTCCGCTGCGTGAACCAGTCCGAGCGCCCCATCGGTGCCAGGGGCACGGGCCGTGAGGCCAGGCCTGGCTGGGGTGTCACCTACACCGCCCGGGTCCGCATCACCGTCGGTGAGGGGCCAGGGGCCCAAGTGATCCGTGAGGGCAGCGGTGCCGGCCACGGCATCGACACCGATCTGGGCCAGGCCCATGAATCGGCCCTCAAGGAGGCCGAAACCGATGCCATGAAGCGGGCGCTGATGACCTTCGGGAACCCGTTCGGCCTGGCGCTCTACGACAAATAG
- a CDS encoding DUF4079 family protein: protein MPFALNFVHPVLMWVLLGLMLYSGYLGFKASLIRKVSAEERKTMVPLRFGQRHAQLGAVILGLTLPPASGKLSARSDPSTRGPNRRP, encoded by the coding sequence ATGCCCTTCGCCCTGAATTTCGTCCATCCAGTGCTCATGTGGGTGCTGCTTGGCCTGATGCTCTACTCGGGCTACCTCGGCTTCAAGGCCAGCCTGATCCGCAAGGTGAGCGCCGAGGAACGCAAGACGATGGTTCCCCTGCGTTTTGGCCAGCGTCACGCCCAGCTCGGTGCGGTGATCCTGGGCCTCACCCTGCCCCCTGCGTCAGGAAAGTTGTCCGCTCGGTCTGACCCATCCACCAGGGGGCCAAACCGACGACCATGA
- a CDS encoding SLOG family protein, producing the protein MSLSSAAVAQAAALPLPGLLPPPVLAPRAVVIVAAGGRDLVWPQELIASALLQRSGGRPVHLLLHGGARGADRAIGRAAHQLGWRVQSLAADWRRYGRSAGPIRNRLLLEQALVEAQALTSPASSASVLVIAFPGGPGTASLVQQARRCSFRSPVPVVVMEVQPPFSPEPLAA; encoded by the coding sequence ATGAGCTTGTCCTCTGCTGCAGTGGCCCAGGCCGCTGCATTGCCTCTCCCTGGCCTGTTGCCGCCGCCGGTGCTGGCGCCTCGAGCTGTCGTCATCGTCGCTGCCGGTGGCCGTGATCTCGTCTGGCCCCAGGAGCTCATCGCCTCCGCCTTGCTCCAGCGCAGCGGTGGCCGGCCTGTCCATCTGCTGCTCCATGGCGGAGCCCGTGGCGCTGATCGCGCCATCGGCCGCGCTGCCCATCAGCTCGGCTGGCGGGTCCAGTCCCTCGCTGCTGATTGGCGCCGCTATGGCCGCAGTGCCGGCCCCATCCGCAATCGCCTTCTGCTTGAGCAGGCCCTGGTGGAAGCCCAGGCCCTCACCTCCCCAGCATCCAGCGCCTCGGTGCTGGTGATCGCCTTCCCCGGCGGGCCTGGCACGGCCTCGCTGGTTCAGCAGGCCCGCCGCTGCTCCTTCCGTTCGCCGGTGCCGGTGGTGGTGATGGAAGTGCAGCCGCCGTTCTCTCCGGAGCCCCTGGCCGCCTGA
- a CDS encoding helix-turn-helix transcriptional regulator codes for MRRTPPPSLPSPQLLDELSAFFRLLSEPARLQLLCQLKHGGAMDVASLIEATGFSQSHISRQLGQLQRAGLVSCVRDGTRLIYAVADPLVEDLCNLVQRRLKQRLEQQLSQLQAV; via the coding sequence ATGCGCCGGACCCCGCCCCCGTCACTGCCCAGTCCCCAGCTCCTCGATGAACTCAGCGCCTTCTTCCGCCTGCTGAGCGAGCCGGCCCGCCTGCAGTTGCTCTGTCAGCTCAAGCACGGCGGCGCCATGGATGTGGCCTCCCTGATCGAGGCCACCGGATTCAGCCAGTCCCACATCAGCCGCCAGCTGGGGCAGCTCCAGAGGGCTGGCCTGGTGAGTTGTGTGCGGGATGGCACGCGGCTGATCTACGCGGTGGCCGACCCCCTGGTGGAGGACCTCTGCAACCTGGTGCAACGTCGGCTCAAGCAGCGGTTGGAGCAGCAGCTCAGCCAACTGCAGGCGGTGTGA
- a CDS encoding transposase, translating to MKPTYDTAVRDQVRQRMSPPNRESVAEIARSTGITTQTLYNWRSQWQKQGQLVPATTKPPEQWSALDKLAAVIQAAGLSGPDLGAFCRERGLYPKQLARWRQAAEDANGPSAPSMADQRELQRKNQELIRQNRRLQRELEKKEKALSEAATLLMLSKKLDQLWPRDEEQ from the coding sequence ATGAAACCGACCTATGACACCGCTGTGCGGGACCAAGTCCGCCAGCGCATGAGCCCGCCAAACCGGGAGAGCGTGGCCGAGATCGCCCGCTCTACCGGGATCACGACCCAGACCCTCTACAACTGGCGCAGCCAGTGGCAGAAGCAGGGTCAGCTCGTGCCAGCCACCACCAAGCCGCCAGAGCAGTGGAGCGCTCTCGACAAGCTGGCCGCTGTGATCCAGGCGGCCGGCCTGAGTGGCCCTGATCTCGGGGCCTTCTGCCGTGAGCGGGGCCTCTACCCCAAACAGCTTGCCCGCTGGCGGCAGGCCGCCGAGGATGCCAATGGCCCCAGCGCTCCGAGCATGGCTGATCAGCGAGAACTTCAGCGTAAGAATCAGGAGCTGATTCGCCAGAATCGCCGCTTACAACGCGAATTGGAGAAGAAGGAGAAGGCTCTCTCGGAGGCGGCAACACTGCTGATGCTCTCAAAAAAGCTCGATCAGCTGTGGCCACGGGACGAGGAACAATGA